From Streptomyces sp. NBC_00683, one genomic window encodes:
- the pgl gene encoding 6-phosphogluconolactonase, with the protein MSAPQLVVHRDKELMAQAAAARLITKIVDAQAARGSASVVLTGGRNGNGLLAALAGSPARDAIDWSRLDLWWGDERFLPEGDPERNVTQAREALLDAVALDPSRVHAMPASDGPFGGDADAAAAGYAAELAAAAGPEDHGPVPTFDVLMLGVGPDTHVASLFPELPAVRETERTVVGVHGAPKPPPTRVSLTLPAIRAAREVWLLAAGEDKAEAAEIALSGAGEIQAPAAGAYGRSRTLWLLDAAAASRLPRALYPPASA; encoded by the coding sequence GTGAGTGCTCCGCAGCTCGTCGTGCACCGCGACAAGGAGCTGATGGCCCAGGCCGCGGCGGCCCGGCTGATCACGAAGATCGTGGACGCCCAGGCCGCACGCGGATCGGCCTCCGTGGTCCTCACCGGCGGGCGCAACGGCAACGGCCTGCTGGCCGCGCTCGCCGGTTCGCCCGCGCGGGACGCGATCGACTGGTCGCGGCTCGACCTGTGGTGGGGCGACGAGCGGTTCCTGCCCGAGGGCGATCCGGAGCGCAACGTCACGCAGGCCCGTGAGGCCCTGCTGGACGCGGTGGCCCTGGACCCGTCCCGGGTGCACGCGATGCCCGCCTCGGACGGTCCGTTCGGCGGCGACGCGGATGCCGCCGCCGCGGGGTACGCCGCCGAGCTGGCCGCCGCGGCGGGCCCGGAGGACCACGGGCCCGTACCGACGTTCGACGTGCTGATGCTGGGCGTCGGCCCGGACACGCATGTGGCGTCGCTCTTCCCGGAGCTGCCGGCGGTACGGGAGACCGAGCGCACCGTCGTCGGTGTGCACGGGGCCCCCAAGCCGCCGCCCACCCGGGTCTCGCTCACGCTGCCGGCCATCCGGGCGGCGCGTGAGGTGTGGCTCCTGGCGGCGGGTGAGGACAAGGCCGAGGCGGCGGAGATCGCGCTGTCCGGTGCCGGGGAGATCCAGGCCCCGGCGGCGGGCGCGTACGGCCGCAGCCGCACGCTGTGGCTGCTGGACGCGGCGGCGGCCTCGCGGCTGCCGCGTGCGCTGTACCCGCCCGCCTCCGCGTAG
- the opcA gene encoding glucose-6-phosphate dehydrogenase assembly protein OpcA — protein sequence MKIDLTETTSSKINQALVSARRSLGTPAIGMVLTLVVVTDEENAYDALRAAADSSREHPSRIIAVIKRISRSPRSRRDARLDAEVRVGSDSGSGETVVLRLHGELANHAQSVVLPLLLPDAPVVVWWPEDAPADPAKDPLGALAQRRITDTYSAEHPLDELAVRAATYQPGDTDLAWTRITPWRSMLAAALDQQPAQVVSATVEGESDNPSCELLAMWLADRLGVPVERTLSAGPGLTAVRLETKNGVIVLDRADGSLATLSMVGQPDRAVALKRRETAELLAEELRRLDPDNIYEATVKFGVERLGGPAEASSVGAGHKPSSPAGAAAPAAKKAAAKKAASK from the coding sequence ATGAAGATCGATCTCACGGAAACCACGTCCAGCAAGATCAACCAGGCCCTGGTGTCGGCCCGCCGTTCGCTCGGCACCCCGGCCATCGGAATGGTGCTCACCCTCGTCGTCGTCACCGACGAGGAGAACGCCTACGACGCCCTCCGGGCGGCGGCCGACTCCTCGCGCGAGCACCCCTCGCGGATCATCGCGGTGATCAAGCGGATCAGCCGTTCGCCGCGCAGCCGGCGTGACGCCCGCCTCGACGCCGAGGTGCGGGTCGGTTCCGACTCGGGCTCCGGCGAGACCGTCGTCCTGCGTCTGCACGGCGAGCTGGCCAATCACGCCCAGTCGGTCGTCCTGCCGCTGCTGCTGCCGGACGCCCCGGTCGTGGTGTGGTGGCCCGAGGACGCCCCGGCGGACCCGGCGAAGGACCCGCTGGGTGCACTGGCCCAGCGCCGTATCACCGACACGTACTCGGCCGAGCACCCGCTCGACGAGCTCGCGGTGCGTGCGGCGACGTACCAACCGGGTGACACCGACCTGGCGTGGACCCGCATCACGCCGTGGCGCTCGATGCTGGCGGCCGCGCTCGACCAGCAGCCCGCCCAGGTCGTCTCCGCGACGGTCGAGGGCGAGTCGGACAACCCGAGCTGCGAACTGCTGGCCATGTGGCTCGCGGACCGGCTCGGTGTCCCGGTGGAGCGCACCCTGTCCGCCGGTCCCGGTCTGACGGCCGTCCGGCTGGAGACCAAGAACGGTGTCATCGTTCTGGACCGGGCCGACGGCTCGCTGGCCACGCTCTCCATGGTGGGCCAGCCGGACCGTGCGGTGGCGCTGAAGCGGCGGGAGACCGCCGAGCTCCTCGCGGAGGAGCTGCGGCGGCTGGACCCGGACAACATCTACGAGGCCACGGTGAAGTTCGGCGTGGAGCGTCTCGGCGGTCCCGCCGAGGCGTCCTCGGTCGGTGCCGGGCACAAGCCGTCGTCCCCGGCCGGTGCCGCGGCCCCGGCCGCGAAGAAGGCCGCGGCCAAGAAGGCGGCCTCGAAGTGA
- a CDS encoding VOC family protein has product MVRIGTVVMGASDVRRAADFWMAALGYVEREPLEDDWVVLVPAEGHGAGLALGRSESPVQEVPRVHLDLYTDEQDAEVARLTGLGAQPVAWELYPPDPDFVVLADTEGNRFCVIDTTHG; this is encoded by the coding sequence ATGGTGCGAATCGGGACTGTGGTGATGGGCGCGTCGGACGTACGGCGCGCGGCGGACTTCTGGATGGCGGCGCTCGGCTACGTGGAGCGTGAGCCGCTCGAGGACGACTGGGTGGTGCTGGTCCCGGCCGAGGGGCACGGCGCCGGACTGGCCCTGGGGCGGAGCGAGTCACCCGTGCAGGAGGTGCCGCGCGTCCACCTCGATCTGTACACCGATGAGCAGGACGCCGAGGTGGCGCGGCTGACGGGGCTGGGGGCGCAGCCGGTGGCGTGGGAGCTCTATCCGCCGGATCCGGACTTCGTGGTTCTCGCGGACACGGAGGGCAACCGCTTCTGCGTCATCGATACGACGCACGGCTGA